A genome region from Solanum pennellii chromosome 12, SPENNV200 includes the following:
- the LOC107005460 gene encoding ubiquitin-like protein ATG12, with translation MAADSRKVIVHLRATGDAPILKQAKFKIAGTDKFIKVIDFLRRQLHRETLFVYVNSAFSPNPDELVIDLYNNFGFDGKLVVNYACSMAWG, from the exons ATGGCTGCCGATTCTCGAAAAG TGATTGTTCATTTAAGAGCCACTGGCGATGCTCCGATTCTTAAACAAGCGAAATTCAAG ATTGCAGGTACTGACAAATTCATCAAAGTAATAGATTTTTTGCGCCGTCAACTCCATAGAGAGACATTG TTTGTGTATGTCAACAGCGCCTTCTCACCAAATCCAGATGAGTTGGTAATTGATCTATACAAT AACTTTGGTTTTGATGGTAAGTTGGTGGTCAATTATGCATGCTCTATGGCGTGGGGCTGA